In a single window of the Arachis hypogaea cultivar Tifrunner chromosome 6, arahy.Tifrunner.gnm2.J5K5, whole genome shotgun sequence genome:
- the LOC112695474 gene encoding probable serine/threonine-protein kinase At1g54610, producing MGCVISREVSSGIIAEVKEEKSFGADSKSNNNVDGVAVEVQNQNRNHNGGNHHKEEKSGSEVQKPRGERRRSKKPNPRLSNPPKHLRGEQVAAGWPPWLTAVCGEALNGWIPRKADTFEKIDKIGQGTYSNVYKAKDMMTGKIVALKKVRFDNLEPESVKFMAREILILRRLDHPNVVKLQGLVTSRMSCSLYLVFDYMVHDLAGLVASPRIRFTEPQVKCYMHQLLSGLEHCHKRRVLHRDIKGSNLLIDNEGILKIADFGLASLFDPNHKHPMTSRVVTLWYRPPELLLGATDYGVGIDLWSAGCILGELLAGKPIMPGRTEVEQLHKIYKLCGSPSDEYWKKSKLPNATLFKPREPYKRCLRETFKDFPPSALPLIESLLAFDPAERKTASDALRSEFFTTEPYACDPSSLPKYPPSKEMDARRQDEEARRIRAASKAQANGPRKHRMRDRAVKAIPAPEANAEIQSNIDRRRLITHANAKSKSEKFPPPHQDGQLGFPLGSSHRIDPDTVPIDVSFTSTTSYIYSKEPFQAWSGPIGNAAAEIGVPKNKRHTATDALDLSKPHKGSHKDKVKGKKTIA from the exons ATGGGGTGTGTGATTAGCAGGGAGGTTTCTTCTGGAATAATCGCAGAGGTgaaagaggagaagagtttcGGTGCTGATTCTAAGAGTAATAATAATGTTGATGGAGTCGCGGTAGAGGTTCAGAATCAGAATCGGAATCACAATGGTGGTAACCACCACAAGGAAGAGAAGAGTGGCAGCGAAGTTCAGAAGCCGAGGGGAGAAAGGAGAAGATCGAAGAAACCGAATCCGCGGCTAAGCaatcctcccaagcatttaaGGGGTGAGCAGGTTGCGGCTGGCTGGCCACCCTGGCTCACCGCCGTGTGCGGCGAAGCGCTTAACGGCTGGATTCCCCGAAAGGCTGACACATTTGAGAAGATTGATAAG ATCGGGCAAGGAACATATAGTAATGTATACAAAGCTAAAGACATGATGACAGGCAAAATTGTTGCTCTAAAGAAGGTTCGATTTGATAATTTGGAACCTGAGAGTGTAAAATTCATGGCTAGAGAGATTCTTATTTTGCGGAGATTGGATCATCCAAATGTTGTAAAGTTGCAAGGCTTAGTTACATCAAGGATGTCCTGCAGTCTGTATTTGGTGTTTGATTACATGGTGCATGATTTAGCTGGACTTGTTGCAAGCCCACGAATCAGGTTCACGGAACCTCAG GTCAAATGTTACATGCATCAACTGCTATCTGGACTTGAGCATTGTCATAAGCGTCGTGTACTTCACCGTGATATTAAAGGATCAAATCTTCTCATTGACAATGAAGGAATACTTAAGATTGCTGACTTTGGACTGGCATCTTTGTTCGATCCAAACCATAAGCATCCCATGACTAGTCGAGTGGTAACTCTTTGGTACCGGCCCCCAGAATTGCTTCTTGGTGCCACCGATTATGGTGTGGGTATAGACCTATGGAGCGCCGGATGCATTTTAGGAGAGTTATTGGCTGGAAAGCCAATTATGCCGGGTCGTACAGAG GTGGAGCAACTGCATAAGATATACAAACTATGTGGTTCACCTTCTGATGAATATTGGAAGAAGTCGAAGTTGCCTAATGCCACCTTGTTTAAGCCTCGAGAGCCATACAAGAGATGCCTAAGAGAGACATTTAAAGATTTTCCACCTTCTGCACTACCCCTTATCGAAAGTCTTCTGGCATTTGATCCTGCCGAACGGAAAACTGCCTCAGATGCTTTGCGAAGTGAG TTCTTCACCACAGAGCCATATGCTTGTGATCCTTCAAGTCTTCCAAAATATCCTCCAAGCAAGGAAATGGATGCTAGACGGCAGGACGAAGAGGCCAGAAG AATAAGGGCTGCAAGCAAAGCTCAGGCTAATGGTCCAAGGAAGCATCGCATGCGTGATCGTGCCGTGAAAGCTATTCCTGCTCCTGAAGCCAATGCTGAGATTCAATCCAACATTGAT AGAAGGCGTCTAATAACTCATGCAAATGCTAAGAGCAAGAGTGAAAAGTTCCCACCGCCACATCAAGATGGACAACTTGGATTTCCATTGGGATCTTCCCATCGTATTGATCCAGATACTGTTCCTATTGATGTCTCCTTCACTTCAACAACGTCGTATATTTATTCAAAGGAACCATTCCAAGCGTGGTCAGGTCCTATAGGTAATGCTGCTGCTGAAATTGGAGTGCCAAAAAACAAGAGACACACCGCAACTGATGCATTGGATTTATCAAAACCACATAAAGGTTCACACAAGGATAAAGTTAAAGGAAAGAAAACCATAGCTTAG